From the genome of Dehalococcoidales bacterium, one region includes:
- a CDS encoding monovalent cation/H+ antiporter subunit D family protein: MSGILAFLPLAAILVSFVAFILIILLRNNPNAREAVTIIAAVSKFTIVFSMLEKVLAGNYPEIKLLSLSPGIELALKVDEAGIIFALLASFLWIVTSFYSIGYMRGLSETHQTRFFASFALCLSSTIGLAFSVNLLTFYLFYEILTVATYPLVIHKGTPESLKAGRKYLAYLITGGVILLAAIIYTYQISGTLDFKPGGFLPEAASFTQIATLFSLFFLGFGFKAAIIPLHSWLPSAMVTLTPVSALLHAVAVVKAGVFGLVRATGFVLGPEKLLNIDASWVMAALASFTIIVASLLAFRQDNLKLRLAYSTIAHLSYIILGLALFSEAAWSGALLHIVNHGVMKITLFFCAGAIYVKTHLANISQLDGIGRKMPWTMAAFTIATMGLAGMPPVAGFVSKFLLVEGAFADGRAVFGIVLLISGLLNAGYFFPIVYRAFFKNSPDGDGTKEASPIMLMPIVVTAGLSLFLGIFPDGIFHFFNLAENIARQVVGIIW, encoded by the coding sequence ATGAGTGGTATTTTAGCCTTCCTGCCTTTAGCTGCAATATTAGTTTCGTTTGTTGCATTCATATTAATCATTCTTCTTAGAAACAATCCAAACGCCCGCGAAGCCGTTACCATCATTGCTGCGGTGAGTAAATTTACCATTGTTTTTTCTATGCTGGAAAAGGTTCTGGCTGGGAATTATCCTGAAATCAAACTACTCAGTCTTTCACCCGGGATAGAACTTGCTTTGAAGGTTGATGAGGCGGGTATTATTTTTGCCTTATTAGCTTCTTTCCTCTGGATTGTAACCTCTTTTTATTCGATAGGATATATGCGAGGGCTTTCCGAAACGCACCAAACCAGGTTCTTTGCCAGTTTTGCATTGTGCCTTTCATCAACCATTGGCTTGGCTTTCTCGGTGAACCTGCTGACTTTTTATCTTTTTTACGAAATACTCACAGTTGCTACCTACCCATTGGTGATTCACAAAGGAACCCCCGAATCTTTAAAAGCCGGCCGCAAATACCTGGCTTATCTTATCACCGGAGGGGTAATTCTACTGGCAGCTATTATATATACCTATCAGATTAGCGGCACATTAGATTTCAAACCTGGGGGTTTCTTGCCAGAAGCAGCCAGTTTTACCCAAATTGCCACACTATTCAGTCTCTTCTTTTTAGGTTTTGGTTTCAAAGCAGCAATCATACCACTCCATAGCTGGCTTCCTTCAGCGATGGTAACCCTAACACCGGTTAGCGCTCTTCTTCACGCAGTTGCTGTCGTTAAAGCCGGAGTATTTGGGCTGGTAAGAGCTACTGGATTTGTCCTTGGACCGGAAAAATTATTAAATATCGACGCGTCCTGGGTTATGGCAGCACTGGCGTCGTTTACAATTATTGTCGCATCATTGTTGGCTTTTCGCCAGGATAACCTTAAGCTTCGGTTGGCTTATTCTACAATTGCACATCTCTCATATATTATATTAGGGCTTGCTTTATTTTCCGAAGCTGCCTGGAGCGGAGCGTTGCTTCATATTGTCAATCACGGCGTTATGAAGATAACTCTTTTCTTCTGCGCCGGTGCTATTTACGTTAAAACCCATCTGGCCAACATCAGCCAGCTTGACGGCATTGGTAGAAAAATGCCCTGGACAATGGCAGCATTTACAATTGCAACCATGGGTCTTGCTGGCATGCCTCCAGTTGCGGGATTTGTCAGTAAGTTCTTATTGGTAGAAGGGGCGTTTGCTGATGGGCGGGCAGTTTTTGGAATTGTGTTACTCATAAGCGGCTTACTCAATGCAGGATACTTTTTCCCGATCGTTTATCGGGCGTTTTTCAAGAACTCGCCTGACGGTGATGGTACCAAAGAAGCTTCACCTATTATGCTAATGCCTATTGTTGTTACTGCTGGTTTGTCTCTGTTTTTAGGTATATTTCCCGATGGAATTTTCCACTTCTTTAATCTGGCTGAAAACATTGCAAGGCAAGTAGTGGGGATTATCTGGTGA
- a CDS encoding Na(+)/H(+) antiporter subunit D, giving the protein MSLTEIINSVPPVSVFFIVALVMLFAPSRTRAILFLISSLLVFLSLPLLQDGSLLTITFLNFELVPFSVDRLSVAFAYVFCLIAFFGGVYAFHLKDRGQQIAAMVYAGGSLGAIFAGDLFSLFVFWEIMLAGSAYLIWARKTPEAAGAGMRYIIVHLAGGSFMLAGIIWHLVQTGSLEFGLLDGAPSYLILIGFLVNAAVPPLHAWLPDAYPQSTVTGSVFLSAFTTKVAVYALVRGFAGLELLIWAGAIMAVYGVIYAFLENDIRKILSHHIVSQVGFMVAAIGIGSALSVNGAVAHAFTNILNKGLLFMGTGAILYSTGKSRLNELGGLLKQTPYVFVLYMVGAVSISGLPLFCGFVSKGMVTYSAETANYIPAFLMLNLASVGTFLSVGLKLPYYTWLGKPSQADIVKPIPVGMYIGMALTAVSCVVLGIFPGLLFDLLPYDALYQPYTIGHVWETVSIVLFSGLMFWVLIDWIKPKPGITLDFDWFYRRPAPLIYQIFVKLPSNVFSATASAANIIVSKIVTISGNPVGYCFWHFNNIISKLKNQPSPPREPAQFDPHRYRTPLGFMVLVLMSGFIIFVCINALA; this is encoded by the coding sequence ATGAGTCTGACAGAAATAATCAATAGCGTTCCCCCTGTATCGGTGTTTTTTATTGTGGCACTGGTAATGCTTTTTGCGCCTTCACGTACCAGGGCGATTTTATTTCTTATCTCCTCTCTACTAGTTTTTCTCTCGCTTCCGCTTCTTCAGGATGGCAGCCTGTTAACAATAACTTTTTTAAATTTTGAACTTGTGCCATTTTCAGTAGACCGGTTAAGCGTAGCTTTTGCTTATGTATTTTGTCTTATTGCTTTTTTTGGTGGCGTATATGCCTTTCATTTAAAGGACCGGGGCCAGCAAATTGCGGCTATGGTCTATGCTGGCGGTTCGCTTGGTGCCATATTTGCCGGCGATCTGTTTTCTTTATTTGTATTTTGGGAAATAATGCTGGCTGGTTCCGCATACCTGATTTGGGCAAGGAAAACCCCCGAAGCTGCCGGGGCGGGGATGCGTTATATCATTGTTCATCTTGCCGGTGGCAGCTTTATGCTCGCCGGTATAATATGGCATTTGGTTCAAACAGGTTCTCTTGAATTCGGTCTTTTGGATGGTGCGCCGTCATATCTGATTCTAATAGGCTTCCTGGTAAACGCAGCGGTCCCCCCGTTACACGCCTGGCTCCCAGATGCATATCCTCAATCAACCGTGACCGGCAGTGTATTCCTAAGTGCTTTTACCACCAAAGTAGCTGTTTATGCATTAGTGCGTGGCTTCGCCGGGTTGGAACTGCTGATATGGGCAGGAGCTATAATGGCAGTTTATGGTGTGATATATGCGTTCCTGGAAAATGATATCCGTAAAATTCTCTCACATCATATAGTTAGCCAGGTAGGATTTATGGTGGCGGCAATTGGCATTGGTTCGGCGCTGTCTGTAAATGGAGCAGTTGCTCATGCTTTCACCAATATCCTCAACAAAGGGCTACTGTTTATGGGAACGGGAGCGATTCTCTACTCAACTGGAAAGAGCAGGTTAAATGAACTTGGTGGATTGTTAAAACAAACACCATACGTTTTTGTACTATATATGGTAGGAGCTGTCTCTATATCCGGACTCCCTTTGTTTTGTGGTTTTGTCAGCAAAGGAATGGTCACATACTCAGCAGAAACCGCAAATTATATCCCGGCGTTTTTAATGCTAAATCTGGCTTCAGTGGGTACTTTTTTAAGCGTCGGTTTAAAACTGCCGTATTACACATGGCTCGGAAAGCCCTCGCAAGCAGATATAGTCAAGCCCATTCCTGTGGGGATGTACATTGGGATGGCTTTAACAGCTGTGAGTTGCGTTGTATTGGGGATTTTTCCAGGTCTTCTTTTCGATTTATTGCCATATGACGCACTTTACCAGCCCTATACAATTGGCCATGTCTGGGAAACGGTATCTATTGTATTGTTTTCCGGCTTAATGTTCTGGGTATTGATAGACTGGATTAAACCCAAGCCGGGTATCACCCTGGACTTTGACTGGTTTTACCGTCGTCCAGCACCTCTGATATATCAAATATTTGTTAAATTACCATCGAATGTCTTTAGCGCTACAGCCAGTGCTGCTAATATAATTGTAAGCAAGATTGTAACAATATCTGGAAATCCGGTTGGTTATTGCTTCTGGCACTTCAATAACATTATCAGTAAATTGAAAAACCAACCTTCTCCGCCACGTGAACCCGCGCAGTTTGATCCACATCGATATCGTACCCCTCTCGGATTTATGGTACTCGTGCTAATGTCCGGCTTTATTATTTTCGTCTGTATAAATGCTTTGGCGTGA
- a CDS encoding Glu/Leu/Phe/Val dehydrogenase, with protein MTNNCSTSPKSENPFDIVRQQIDASAAILKLKPQEIEVLKHPLRELHVSLPVRMDDGTTKVFQGYRVQYNDARGPGKGGIRFHPQETIDTVRALAAWMTWKTALLDLPLGGAKGGVVCNPKEMSQAELERLSRAYVRAVYQFIGPDKDVPAPDVYTNPQIMAWMADEYSIISGKPQFGVITGKPISLGGSPGRGDATARGGMYAIREAAKVLGIDLSKATVAIQGFGNAGYHAAKLCKELFGAKIVAACDSQGSIYCENGINPDEAYACKSSTSSVCNMEGVENICGDDLLSLDVDILIPAAIENVITDRNAGEVKAKIIAELANGPTTPEADAILYDNGIHVIPDFLCNAGGVTVSYFEMVQNFYMYRWDEEEVRQKLDKRMSGAYHSVWNVSREYNINMRQAAYVLALQRVVEAMKLRGWV; from the coding sequence ATGACAAATAATTGCAGCACGTCGCCAAAAAGTGAAAACCCGTTTGATATCGTACGCCAGCAAATTGATGCGTCTGCGGCTATTTTAAAACTGAAGCCCCAGGAAATAGAAGTATTAAAACACCCGTTACGCGAACTCCATGTATCTTTACCGGTGCGAATGGACGATGGAACTACCAAAGTATTTCAGGGGTATCGAGTTCAGTATAATGATGCACGCGGTCCCGGCAAAGGCGGTATCCGGTTTCATCCGCAGGAGACGATTGATACCGTGCGTGCTCTGGCTGCTTGGATGACCTGGAAAACTGCTCTTCTTGATTTACCACTGGGCGGGGCAAAGGGCGGCGTAGTATGCAATCCAAAAGAGATGAGCCAGGCTGAACTGGAAAGGTTGAGCCGTGCTTATGTCAGGGCGGTTTACCAGTTTATAGGCCCTGACAAAGACGTGCCTGCTCCCGATGTATATACCAATCCTCAGATAATGGCCTGGATGGCGGACGAATATTCAATTATTTCTGGTAAACCGCAGTTTGGGGTAATAACCGGAAAACCCATTAGTCTTGGCGGTTCGCCTGGTCGCGGAGATGCAACTGCTCGGGGAGGTATGTACGCAATCAGAGAGGCAGCTAAAGTGCTAGGTATAGACTTAAGCAAGGCAACTGTGGCAATTCAAGGTTTTGGAAACGCTGGTTACCATGCCGCCAAGCTGTGCAAAGAGCTTTTCGGAGCCAAAATCGTAGCTGCTTGCGATAGCCAGGGTAGTATTTATTGTGAAAATGGAATCAATCCGGATGAAGCCTATGCCTGTAAATCCTCTACCAGTTCGGTGTGTAACATGGAAGGTGTAGAGAATATCTGTGGAGACGATCTATTAAGCCTGGATGTAGATATACTCATACCAGCAGCCATAGAAAACGTCATTACCGACAGGAATGCCGGTGAAGTGAAAGCCAAAATAATTGCCGAGCTCGCCAACGGACCGACAACACCAGAGGCAGATGCTATTCTATACGACAATGGCATTCATGTAATTCCGGATTTTCTCTGCAATGCAGGCGGAGTTACTGTCTCTTATTTTGAAATGGTACAAAACTTCTATATGTATCGCTGGGATGAGGAAGAAGTACGGCAGAAGCTGGATAAAAGAATGTCCGGAGCATATCATTCCGTATGGAACGTAAGCCGGGAGTATAATATTAACATGCGTCAGGCTGCCTATGTTTTAGCACTGCAAAGAGTTGTAGAAGCAATGAAACTGCGTGGGTGGGTTTAA
- a CDS encoding Rieske (2Fe-2S) protein — protein MTESIIVATVNQIKPGEMKSFAIGKRQILIARQGDTFYAADNKCPHMGGNLSKGTLNGHEVTCPVHNSKFDLVDGKVLQWTEFGGLTKAIGSAIKKPKSLKTYPVVIKDGEIRVVLDQ, from the coding sequence ATGACAGAGTCGATAATAGTTGCAACAGTCAACCAAATAAAACCTGGTGAAATGAAAAGCTTTGCTATAGGTAAGAGGCAAATATTAATAGCCCGCCAGGGGGACACATTCTACGCCGCCGATAACAAATGTCCGCATATGGGTGGCAACCTTTCCAAGGGCACACTGAACGGACACGAAGTGACCTGCCCGGTTCATAATTCCAAGTTTGACCTGGTTGACGGCAAGGTGCTTCAATGGACAGAATTTGGCGGTTTAACCAAAGCAATAGGCAGCGCCATTAAAAAACCAAAATCCTTAAAAACCTATCCTGTGGTAATAAAAGATGGCGAAATTAGGGTGGTATTAGACCAGTAA
- a CDS encoding FAD-dependent oxidoreductase — MWQLETQFYEVIERVPRVKSFRFPKKGLNLRYRAGQYFYVTIKVDSKPMVHHFSFSSSPTESNYIEFTKRITDSAYSSALDEIKPGDWAMIEGPEGRFTLPNKIKKIAFICGGIGITPVKSMLDYVKHKQLSFDCILLYSNTNADSIIFKHELEQLAGYPGIRINHFLSGSPSPNAPCFHHGFINKAAIETLITDHTERMFFLSGPPSMVEAIGLQVAQLGINSKAIRMDIFTGYK; from the coding sequence ATGTGGCAGTTAGAAACACAATTTTACGAGGTCATTGAAAGAGTTCCCAGGGTAAAGTCCTTTCGCTTTCCCAAAAAAGGGCTGAATTTGCGTTACAGGGCGGGGCAATATTTCTACGTTACAATCAAGGTTGATTCCAAACCGATGGTGCACCATTTTTCGTTTTCCAGCTCCCCTACCGAGAGCAATTATATCGAGTTCACCAAGAGAATCACCGACAGCGCTTATTCTTCAGCTTTGGATGAAATTAAACCTGGTGACTGGGCTATGATAGAAGGCCCCGAAGGCAGATTTACTTTACCAAATAAGATAAAGAAGATTGCTTTCATATGCGGAGGTATCGGGATTACTCCTGTTAAAAGCATGCTGGATTATGTAAAACATAAACAGCTTTCATTTGATTGCATACTGTTATATTCTAACACAAACGCGGATAGCATTATCTTTAAACATGAGCTAGAACAGTTGGCCGGATATCCCGGCATCAGGATAAACCACTTTTTGTCTGGTTCCCCATCACCTAATGCGCCTTGTTTTCACCACGGTTTTATTAACAAGGCTGCAATCGAAACGCTTATTACCGATCATACAGAACGCATGTTTTTTCTGTCTGGGCCACCGTCGATGGTCGAAGCAATTGGATTACAGGTTGCCCAACTGGGTATAAACAGCAAGGCCATTCGTATGGATATATTTACAGGATACAAGTAA
- the ftsZ gene encoding cell division protein FtsZ: MGKISYVPNGAKIKVIGLGGAGCNAITRMVREQIRGVEFIAMNTDAQHLAITEAPTRIQLGERCTRGLGAGGNNKKGEEAAEESISEIKKLVEGADMVFITAGMGGGTGTGSAPVVARVSKECGALTIGVVTKPFAFEGTRRAQVAEEGIENLVGNTDTMIIVPNERLFSICDAKCGMDGAFKLVDETLCHGVQAIAEVITVPGIINLDFADVRAVMKDAGPAWMSIGKGSGKNRAVAAAQNALSSPLLDVSVNGAKGVIFNISGSDNLTLFEVNEAAEIIRQEVDPQANVIFGVTNDPRQDSEVRLTLIATGFAVNRPTTAQNRDKEINRVLKNIRTEAELEVPSFQRLGGFMNNRRTPQYVTTRR; the protein is encoded by the coding sequence GTGGGGAAAATAAGCTATGTTCCAAATGGAGCAAAAATTAAGGTCATAGGACTTGGTGGTGCCGGATGTAATGCCATCACAAGAATGGTTAGAGAGCAAATTCGCGGCGTAGAATTTATCGCGATGAATACGGATGCTCAACACTTGGCAATTACAGAAGCACCAACCCGTATCCAACTGGGCGAGCGCTGCACTCGAGGATTGGGGGCCGGCGGCAATAATAAGAAAGGCGAGGAAGCCGCAGAGGAAAGCATCAGTGAGATCAAGAAGCTTGTAGAAGGCGCTGACATGGTTTTTATCACCGCTGGAATGGGTGGCGGTACCGGCACTGGCTCTGCTCCTGTAGTAGCTAGAGTGAGCAAAGAATGTGGGGCTTTAACAATAGGAGTAGTAACCAAACCGTTTGCTTTTGAGGGAACACGAAGGGCTCAGGTAGCTGAAGAAGGCATTGAAAACCTGGTTGGTAATACAGATACTATGATTATTGTCCCCAACGAAAGGCTCTTTTCCATATGTGATGCCAAATGTGGAATGGACGGAGCCTTCAAGCTGGTAGATGAAACGCTTTGCCATGGCGTTCAGGCTATCGCCGAAGTTATCACGGTCCCCGGAATCATTAACCTGGATTTTGCCGACGTAAGGGCAGTAATGAAGGATGCAGGCCCGGCCTGGATGAGTATCGGAAAGGGCTCCGGGAAGAATCGTGCTGTTGCAGCTGCTCAGAATGCTCTGAGCAGCCCCTTATTGGACGTATCGGTCAATGGAGCTAAAGGTGTGATATTCAACATATCTGGCAGTGATAACTTGACTCTATTTGAAGTTAACGAAGCGGCAGAAATTATACGCCAGGAAGTAGATCCACAGGCTAACGTTATTTTTGGTGTAACTAATGATCCGCGTCAGGATTCTGAAGTTCGCCTGACTTTAATTGCAACTGGTTTTGCAGTGAATAGGCCTACGACTGCTCAAAATCGGGATAAAGAGATCAATCGTGTGTTAAAAAACATTCGCACTGAAGCAGAGCTGGAAGTACCGAGTTTTCAGCGGTTGGGTGGTTTTATGAATAATCGTCGTACACCACAATATGTAACAACGAGAAGATAA
- the ftsA gene encoding cell division protein FtsA: MKTNKIGAIDIGTTKICSLIAETDGTGLRVLGIGSVPSKGLQKGQVVNIAEARESVRASIRAAEKTAGFRMDSAVVSMSGKHVSSGNKRGVISITGNRKQTVEKKDVERLLEITRSENMPPEETVLHQIPRYFRVDGQDGVKDPVGMFGYRLDVETHTITASVTSLENLTKCVVGAGVKIDNVVFEPLASAASVLTEDEKRDGVLLADIGGGTTNIAVYKNDSVYYSSVISVAGNQISRDISLGLGLNPELSEELKVRYGSLIPLPQTEKLKPLLVDGEEIAYEDLFDIIHIRTEELLRLVLLQVNNDTGGELDPSTLPAGIVFTGGTANLPGIAEMAQQVTQAPCRIGYPPRVSGIADSISGPEYAASFGLLLWKMETPEAHYRQKMNNRIFKNTGVLSRVIRIFGK, from the coding sequence TTGAAAACCAATAAGATTGGTGCCATTGACATTGGTACTACCAAGATTTGCTCTCTGATTGCCGAAACTGATGGCACAGGGCTGCGCGTTCTTGGTATTGGGTCTGTCCCTTCAAAAGGATTACAAAAAGGACAAGTGGTCAATATTGCCGAAGCGCGGGAATCCGTACGTGCTTCAATCAGAGCTGCGGAAAAAACCGCTGGTTTCAGGATGGATTCCGCTGTTGTTAGCATGTCAGGTAAACACGTCAGTTCTGGTAATAAGCGTGGAGTAATCAGTATAACCGGCAATCGGAAACAGACGGTAGAGAAAAAAGATGTAGAAAGGCTGCTGGAAATTACCCGTAGTGAAAATATGCCTCCAGAAGAGACTGTCCTGCACCAGATACCGAGGTATTTCAGGGTTGATGGGCAAGATGGAGTCAAAGATCCGGTTGGAATGTTTGGATACCGCCTGGATGTCGAAACTCATACCATCACTGCCTCTGTGACCTCTTTGGAAAATCTGACCAAGTGTGTTGTAGGAGCGGGAGTAAAGATCGACAATGTGGTTTTCGAACCTCTAGCCAGTGCGGCTAGCGTCCTGACTGAAGACGAAAAACGTGATGGCGTGCTGCTGGCAGATATTGGTGGCGGCACCACCAATATTGCCGTATATAAAAATGATAGCGTGTATTATTCTTCTGTGATTTCTGTAGCAGGTAACCAGATTAGCAGAGATATTTCTCTTGGCCTCGGGTTAAACCCCGAGCTATCAGAAGAACTCAAGGTTCGTTATGGCTCACTGATTCCCTTGCCGCAAACAGAGAAACTCAAGCCCTTGCTTGTTGACGGGGAAGAAATTGCCTACGAGGATTTATTTGACATAATACACATACGTACTGAAGAATTGCTGCGCCTGGTACTTTTGCAGGTAAATAATGATACAGGCGGCGAGCTGGACCCATCCACATTACCGGCAGGAATAGTTTTCACGGGAGGTACCGCTAACCTTCCCGGGATAGCCGAAATGGCACAGCAAGTTACTCAAGCGCCATGCAGAATTGGTTATCCTCCCAGAGTGTCCGGTATCGCTGATAGCATATCGGGGCCTGAATATGCTGCAAGCTTTGGTTTATTATTGTGGAAAATGGAGACACCAGAGGCTCATTATCGTCAGAAGATGAATAACAGGATTTTTAAAAACACGGGAGTATTATCCCGGGTAATAAGAATATTCGGCAAATAA
- a CDS encoding DUF5343 domain-containing protein, protein MSENTRRQLPPYVSYRSFWNFLDRLHQAVPARIDRSYWGDKFSGSTGAQLMRALRYLDLIDDKGIPTTLLRNLVNARDLQRDDLMAQIARSSYSFFLNGPVDYKTATYAQFEDILHANFQVNADVARKCIKFFIDFATDARIPVSPFVIKKNRKSRTPVTPRRTKSKIENKTEIPCAVDDAEIVPNGTGLDKLLVNKFPNFDPSWPDELKIKWFSAFDELIKRIPAEKNY, encoded by the coding sequence ATGTCCGAAAATACCCGTAGGCAATTGCCACCTTATGTGTCATACCGCTCTTTTTGGAATTTTCTAGACCGGCTACACCAAGCCGTTCCTGCAAGAATAGATCGTAGCTATTGGGGGGATAAATTCTCGGGCAGTACAGGCGCCCAGCTCATGCGAGCTTTGCGTTACCTTGACTTGATTGATGACAAGGGAATACCTACCACGCTGCTGAGAAACCTGGTCAATGCCCGGGATTTGCAGAGGGACGACCTAATGGCTCAAATTGCACGTTCAAGTTACAGTTTTTTTCTTAATGGTCCCGTGGATTACAAGACTGCAACTTATGCTCAGTTTGAGGATATTTTACATGCCAATTTTCAGGTTAATGCTGATGTTGCTCGCAAATGCATCAAATTCTTTATAGATTTTGCAACTGACGCCAGGATCCCGGTTTCGCCCTTTGTGATCAAGAAAAATCGTAAGTCACGAACGCCGGTTACACCCCGCAGGACAAAAAGTAAAATCGAAAACAAAACGGAAATTCCATGTGCCGTAGACGACGCTGAAATAGTTCCAAATGGAACCGGTCTGGACAAACTTCTGGTAAACAAATTTCCGAACTTTGACCCTTCCTGGCCAGACGAACTAAAGATTAAATGGTTTTCTGCTTTCGACGAGCTGATAAAGCGTATACCGGCAGAAAAAAATTATTAG
- the hflX gene encoding GTPase HflX: MAKTIKEIVSTESVREKAVLVAVDTGIKKDNWPVKESLDELEQLAITAGATVVGRLSQQISSPLKNYYLGKGKLEELKELKDSLGYNLLIFDDELSALQQRNLEDQIGVKIIDRVALIIDIFAKHARTREGILQVALAQSEYLLPRLAGQWSHLERLGGGIGTRGPGETQIETDRRLAQKKISRLKQQIEDIKKQRRLYQKTRKQSKIPILALVGYTNTGKSTLLNVLSRANILAEDKLFATLDPTTRRVSLPDNSVALISDTVGFIRKLPPGLVSAFRATLEEINQADILIHVVDFSNPRAAEQCETVEKILEDMSIFQKPRITILNKVDRVLDHSITWNEQEAIAFIQETVKEKQPNTVIVSATRAWGIDSLREAILSTILNLRQGIGDNG, from the coding sequence ATGGCTAAAACCATAAAAGAAATTGTTTCAACTGAATCCGTCAGAGAAAAGGCTGTGCTGGTTGCGGTGGATACCGGGATAAAAAAAGATAACTGGCCGGTAAAAGAATCCCTGGATGAGCTTGAACAGCTTGCTATTACAGCAGGAGCTACTGTTGTTGGGAGGCTAAGTCAGCAAATTTCCAGTCCTCTAAAAAACTACTATCTTGGTAAAGGAAAACTGGAAGAGCTAAAGGAACTCAAGGATTCCCTTGGCTATAATTTACTCATTTTTGATGATGAACTGTCTGCTCTGCAGCAGCGGAATCTGGAAGATCAAATTGGCGTAAAGATTATCGATCGGGTGGCTTTAATTATCGATATATTTGCTAAACATGCTCGTACCCGTGAGGGGATTTTACAGGTTGCGTTAGCTCAGAGCGAATACCTGCTACCGCGCCTGGCAGGGCAATGGAGTCATCTTGAGAGGTTGGGTGGCGGTATTGGCACCCGAGGTCCGGGAGAAACCCAAATCGAAACTGACCGCCGGCTGGCACAGAAAAAAATTAGCCGGTTAAAACAGCAGATAGAAGATATAAAAAAGCAGAGAAGGCTGTACCAGAAAACACGCAAGCAAAGTAAAATCCCTATCTTAGCATTAGTTGGTTATACTAACACAGGAAAGAGCACTCTTTTAAATGTACTTAGCCGTGCGAACATATTGGCAGAAGACAAACTGTTTGCCACACTTGATCCAACCACCCGTCGAGTTTCCTTACCGGATAACAGCGTTGCTTTAATAAGCGACACAGTTGGCTTTATTCGCAAGCTTCCTCCTGGTTTGGTCTCTGCTTTTCGAGCTACTCTTGAAGAAATAAACCAGGCTGATATCTTGATCCACGTAGTAGATTTTTCCAATCCTCGCGCTGCTGAACAATGCGAAACGGTTGAAAAAATATTAGAAGACATGAGCATTTTTCAAAAACCCAGAATTACGATTCTAAACAAGGTAGACCGTGTCCTGGATCATTCAATCACATGGAATGAGCAAGAAGCTATTGCTTTTATACAGGAGACCGTCAAAGAAAAGCAACCCAATACAGTGATTGTATCTGCTACACGTGCCTGGGGTATAGATAGCCTTAGGGAAGCCATACTATCCACAATACTCAATTTACGACAGGGGATCGGGGATAATGGTTAA